In the genome of Streptomyces collinus, one region contains:
- a CDS encoding ATP-binding protein has translation MANELRQPTPENRPLLERRKELRALDSALNALRDTVGGVPQAPRGGLLAFTGPGGMGKTALLTEARARARARGFTVLSGRGGEKEQELAFHVVRQVVQPALASMDEQELRTFLGGWYDIVSAALGLVAAPSGHVPDPTGVRDGLDWVMTRLAVMKTPLVLLLDDLHWADVESLTWLASFAPRAVDLSLLIVVAFRPELPLEAAAFSAPSADLGNRPFTLAPLSATAVARIVRDEVGEEAEDAFCEECWEATGGSPFEAVELSIRLGERNLRGTSADLPAMRDLAAAVKGPGLIERLHGFGTTTVRFAYAAAVLGQAFSPELAARIAAIGSTAAAEATEKLRAARILADGEGPGESLEFLHPLIATTIYRSIRPSLREGMHNSAAEAVRAAGLGQAAAARHLLEVPCEGSTEAVACLREAAREALHSGAPEAARRLLSRALQEPPLPEERPALLHELACATFLIKPTATVAYLREALADPGIDPELRASMVYRLTQALAHTDRTAEAATVADEESRRAGAHPRIRLRMQADHFVWSAFRTDEADSSGRSRALARLADRLPGRSLEERYILGLRAWDAMMCGEPRQKALAYAGEALRGGLSWTHENRGFEVPVSVALVFMYCDRPRRAEELFAKGMAECESKGWRGSHLALGQTLSGYIRYRRGCLAEAEDLVREGLGIADRVEGAVPAQWFAIGILIQTLLARGRVVAARRLADKYHYGDVIPNAVIYPDPRTVYAELLLAEGRPEDAAPLLSDVGEWLEGRDWRNPAWCPWQLGLASALSRSAPDRAVRHAQDAVKRARDFGAASAIGQALHTEAEVTGGEAGLHLHAQAVDHLEQSPAAYELARALVGHGAALARAGRLHDAADRLYQGLEGAVHCGAEGLAARARRELSAAGLRPLPLRYAQTDTLTAQERKAAEMTVECHTPAVVARELHLTEQGVRQLLSSVYRKIGTDAAGLAEALETFPRPRP, from the coding sequence ATGGCGAATGAGCTGCGGCAACCCACGCCCGAGAACCGGCCGTTGCTCGAGCGCCGCAAGGAGCTCCGGGCGCTCGACTCGGCGCTGAACGCCCTGCGGGACACGGTCGGCGGCGTACCCCAGGCGCCCCGCGGGGGACTCCTCGCCTTCACCGGGCCCGGGGGGATGGGCAAGACGGCTCTGCTGACCGAGGCCCGGGCCCGCGCCCGCGCGCGGGGGTTCACCGTGCTGTCGGGCAGGGGCGGTGAGAAGGAGCAGGAGCTGGCGTTCCACGTGGTGCGCCAGGTCGTCCAGCCCGCGCTGGCGTCGATGGACGAGCAGGAGCTCCGTACGTTCCTGGGCGGCTGGTACGACATCGTCTCCGCCGCGCTCGGCCTGGTCGCCGCGCCGAGCGGCCATGTTCCGGACCCGACCGGGGTGCGTGACGGTCTGGACTGGGTGATGACGCGCCTGGCGGTGATGAAGACGCCCTTGGTCCTGCTGCTGGACGATCTGCACTGGGCCGATGTCGAGTCACTGACCTGGCTGGCCTCGTTCGCGCCCCGGGCCGTGGATCTGTCGCTGCTGATCGTCGTCGCCTTCCGGCCCGAACTGCCCCTTGAGGCGGCTGCGTTCAGCGCCCCGTCCGCCGACCTGGGGAACCGTCCCTTCACGCTGGCGCCGCTCAGTGCGACGGCCGTGGCGCGGATCGTCCGGGACGAGGTGGGCGAGGAGGCCGAGGACGCGTTCTGCGAGGAATGCTGGGAGGCCACCGGAGGGAGCCCGTTCGAGGCGGTGGAACTCTCCATCCGGCTCGGCGAGCGCAACCTCAGGGGTACCAGCGCGGACCTGCCGGCGATGCGCGATCTGGCCGCCGCGGTGAAGGGACCCGGGCTGATCGAGCGGCTGCATGGGTTCGGCACCACGACCGTCCGCTTCGCCTACGCCGCGGCCGTCCTCGGGCAGGCCTTCTCGCCGGAACTGGCCGCCCGTATCGCGGCGATCGGCAGTACGGCGGCGGCCGAGGCCACGGAGAAGCTGCGTGCCGCCCGCATCCTGGCCGACGGCGAGGGGCCCGGCGAGAGTCTGGAGTTCCTCCACCCGCTGATCGCCACCACGATCTACCGGTCCATCAGGCCGAGCCTGCGGGAGGGCATGCACAACTCGGCCGCGGAGGCCGTGCGGGCGGCGGGGCTCGGCCAGGCCGCCGCGGCCCGGCACCTGCTGGAGGTGCCCTGCGAGGGCAGCACCGAAGCCGTCGCCTGTCTGCGGGAGGCCGCCCGGGAAGCCCTGCACTCCGGTGCCCCGGAAGCGGCCCGGCGGCTGCTCAGCCGGGCCCTGCAGGAGCCGCCGCTGCCGGAGGAACGCCCCGCGCTGCTCCACGAACTCGCCTGCGCGACCTTCCTCATCAAGCCCACCGCCACCGTGGCGTATCTGCGGGAGGCACTGGCGGACCCGGGCATCGACCCCGAGCTGCGTGCCTCGATGGTGTACCGGCTGACCCAGGCGCTGGCCCACACCGACCGGACGGCGGAGGCCGCGACGGTGGCCGACGAGGAGTCGCGGCGGGCCGGCGCCCACCCCCGTATCCGGCTGCGGATGCAGGCCGATCACTTCGTGTGGAGTGCGTTCCGCACCGACGAGGCGGACTCGTCGGGCCGTTCGCGGGCGCTGGCCCGGCTCGCCGACCGGCTGCCCGGCCGCAGTCTGGAGGAGCGCTACATCCTCGGGCTGCGCGCCTGGGACGCCATGATGTGCGGCGAGCCCCGGCAGAAGGCCCTCGCGTACGCCGGCGAGGCCCTGCGCGGCGGGCTGAGCTGGACCCATGAGAACCGGGGCTTCGAGGTGCCCGTCTCCGTCGCGCTGGTGTTCATGTACTGCGACCGGCCGCGGCGGGCCGAGGAACTGTTCGCCAAGGGCATGGCCGAGTGCGAGTCGAAGGGCTGGCGCGGCTCCCATCTGGCCCTCGGCCAGACGCTCTCCGGGTACATCCGGTACCGCCGCGGCTGCCTGGCCGAGGCCGAGGACCTGGTACGGGAGGGCCTGGGCATCGCCGACCGGGTGGAGGGTGCGGTGCCCGCCCAGTGGTTCGCCATCGGCATCCTGATCCAGACCCTGCTGGCCCGCGGCCGCGTCGTGGCGGCACGCCGGCTCGCCGACAAGTACCACTACGGCGACGTCATCCCGAACGCCGTCATCTACCCCGACCCGCGCACCGTCTACGCCGAGCTGCTCCTGGCGGAGGGCCGGCCCGAGGACGCCGCTCCCCTGCTGTCCGACGTCGGCGAGTGGCTGGAGGGCCGGGACTGGCGCAACCCCGCTTGGTGTCCCTGGCAGCTGGGACTGGCCTCGGCTCTGTCCCGCAGTGCTCCCGACCGGGCCGTGCGCCACGCGCAGGACGCCGTGAAGCGGGCCCGGGACTTCGGCGCGGCATCCGCGATCGGCCAGGCGCTGCACACCGAGGCGGAGGTGACGGGCGGTGAGGCGGGCCTCCATCTGCACGCGCAGGCCGTCGACCACCTGGAGCAGTCGCCCGCCGCGTACGAACTGGCCCGTGCCCTGGTCGGTCACGGCGCCGCGCTGGCCCGGGCCGGCCGCCTGCACGACGCCGCCGACCGGCTCTACCAGGGCCTGGAGGGCGCGGTGCACTGCGGTGCCGAGGGCCTCGCCGCCCGGGCGAGGCGGGAACTGTCCGCGGCGGGACTGCGTCCGTTGCCCCTGCGGTACGCGCAGACGGACACGCTCACGGCGCAGGAGCGCAAGGCCGCCGAGATGACGGTTGAATGCCACACCCCGGCGGTCGTCGCCAGGGAGCTGCACCTCACGGAGCAGGGTGTGCGGCAACTGCTCTCATCCGTGTACCGCAAGATCGGCACGGACGCGGCGGGCCTGGCCGAGGCCCTGGAGACGTTCCCCCGGCCACGGCCGTGA